In Deltaproteobacteria bacterium, a single genomic region encodes these proteins:
- a CDS encoding glycosyltransferase produces MYWEYFDKIYCISLIERPDRREEAQGQFRAVGLADKVEFVLVHKHPFDCEEGIYESHMRCMRKGLQAGAANMVIFEDDICFDRFRPETLKNAIDFISKQPDWNILFLGCMVKQSSRTANRSVLHVRFRSLCHAYVVNPRFARHLVTVPWQKVPFDDMLRDLKEDRFYAIYPSFAFQSNSRSDNQRYLPLDRFRRMCGGLQCLQKMNEFYHLNKTLIIGIHIFVVILLIGMLALSHK; encoded by the coding sequence GTGTACTGGGAGTATTTTGACAAAATCTACTGTATTTCGTTGATTGAACGTCCGGACCGGCGGGAAGAGGCCCAGGGACAGTTCAGGGCAGTGGGGCTGGCGGACAAGGTCGAATTCGTCCTGGTCCACAAGCATCCTTTTGACTGTGAAGAGGGGATCTATGAATCCCATATGCGCTGCATGAGAAAAGGGCTCCAGGCAGGGGCCGCCAACATGGTCATCTTTGAAGATGATATCTGTTTCGATCGGTTCAGGCCTGAGACCCTCAAAAACGCCATCGATTTCATATCCAAACAACCCGACTGGAACATATTGTTCCTGGGATGCATGGTCAAACAGAGCAGCAGAACAGCAAACCGATCCGTTCTGCATGTCCGGTTCCGAAGCCTGTGTCACGCCTATGTGGTGAACCCCCGCTTCGCAAGACACCTGGTGACCGTCCCCTGGCAGAAGGTGCCGTTTGACGATATGCTGCGCGACTTGAAGGAGGACCGTTTTTACGCAATTTATCCGTCTTTTGCATTTCAGAGCAATTCCCGTTCAGACAACCAGAGGTATCTCCCATTGGACAGATTCAGGAGAATGTGCGGGGGACTTCAGTGTTTACAGAAGATGAACGAATTCTATCATCTTAACAAGACCCTCATCATCGGAATCCATATCTTTGTCGTGATCCTCCTTATCGGCATGCTGGCACTGTCACACAAATGA